A stretch of Ipomoea triloba cultivar NCNSP0323 chromosome 13, ASM357664v1 DNA encodes these proteins:
- the LOC116002466 gene encoding (-)-germacrene D synthase-like has product MAAINQPLSILTSNRPQLHEVTRRSANYHPTMWGDYFLPYSSQGKKADDPQEEWQEHGQLKEKVKNMLVGAPHICSQKLDLINNIQRLGVGYQFENEIEATLQHIFKVYYQLKVEKDEEDDLYAVSLRFRLLRQHGYHVSCNVFEKFLDGDGKFKESLTDNVQAILSLYEASHLRVHGETILDDALKFTTYHLEFVLPNLTQPLRSQVSEALRQPIWKRLTRIEARRYISVYEGDETHDIILLKFAKLDFNLLQKEHQKELGNLTRWWKELKVTKNLPYVRDRFVECYFWILGVYFEPQYYLARRFLVKVIAMASILDDTYDAHATIDELRLFTDAVQRWDPSVVNELPEYMRLCYVSLLDVYAEMEKELAVKGESYRINYAKNEIKKLLGAYYQEAKWYHDGYSPKFEEYMKVALVTGAYMMLATNSLVGMHQDFVNEEAFDWVIRKPLIVHAASVFAD; this is encoded by the exons ATGGCTGCCATTAATCAACCACTGTCCATTCTTACATCAAACCGCCCACAGTTGCATGAAGTTACTCGTCGTTCTGCCAATTATCATCCAACCATGTGGGGTGACTATTTCCTACCTTACTCTTCTCAGGGAAAG AAAGCAGACGATCCACAAGAAGAATGGCAAGAGCATGGACAATTAAAGGAGAAGGTGAAGAACATGCTTGTGGGAGCCCCACACATTTGTTCCCAAAAACTGGACTTGATCAACAACATCCAACGCTTAGGAGTGGGCTATCAATTTGAAAATGAGATTGAAGCAACTTTGCAACACATATTCAAGGTCTATTATCaactcaaggttgaaaaagatgaagaagatgatctTTACGCGGTCTCTTTGCGCTTTCGACTACTTAGACAACATGGTTATCACGTATCTTGCA ATGTGTTTGAAAAGTTTCTGGATGGTGATGGCAAGTTCAAGGAGTCATTGACGGACAATGTGCAAGCAATCTTAAGCCTGTATGAGGCATCACATCTTAGAGTGCATGGAGAGACAATTTTAGACGATGCACTAAAATTTACGACTTATCACCTAGAATTCGTGCTACCAAACTTGACCCAACCGCTAAGATCTCAAGTCAGTGAAGCGCTAAGGCAGCCAATTTGGAAAAGATTGACGAGGATAGAAGCAAGAAGATACATATCAGTTTATGAAGGTGATGAAACTCATGACATTATACTGTTGAAATTTGCAAAACTAGACTTCAACTTGCTGCAGAAGGAACACCAGAAGGAACTAGGAAATCTTACAAG gtggtGGAAGGAATTAAAGGTCACAAAAAATCTACCTTATGTCAGAGATCGATTTGTGGAATGCTATTTTTGGATCTTAGGAGTATACTTTGAACCACAGTACTACCTCGCGAGGAGATTTCTTGTTAAAGTTATTGCTATGGCTTCCATTCTTGATGATACTTATGATGCCCATGCAACTATTGATGAGCTCCGGTTATTCACAGATGCAGTCCAAAG ATGGGATCCTAGTGTTGTAAATGAATTACCAGAATATATGAGACTTTGCTACGTGTCTCTTCTTGATGTTTACGCTGAAATGGAGAAAGAGTTAGCTGTTAAAGGCGAATCATACCGTATCAATTATGCCAAAAATGAG attaaaaaaCTACTAGGAGCCTATTATCAAGAAGCCAAGTGGTATCATGATGGCTATTCTCCGAAATTTGAGGAGTACATGAAGGTTGCACTTGTAACGGGAGCTTACATGATGCTAGCAACAAATTCTTTAGTGGGCATGCACCAAGATTTTGTAAATGAAGAGGCCTTTGATTGGGTGATTAGAAAGCCATTAATTGTTCATGCAGCATCCGTATTTGCAGATTAA